Within Oceanicoccus sp. KOV_DT_Chl, the genomic segment TATTCCCCGCGAAACAGCCCATTTAATTACCTTTACCGAAGGAGGTCCGAGTGGACGCTTTGGAAACATTTCGTATTGAAACCCGTGCCTGGTTGGAAGCCAACTGCCCGCAATCCATGCGTTCACCTGCCAGCAGCAAAGAACAAGTATGGGCGGGACGCAATAAAACCTTTCCCAGCCAGGATGCCAAAGACTGGTTAGAGCGCATGGCCGACAAAGGTTGGACTTGTCCGGAATGGCCATCTCAATATGGCGGCGGCGGCTTGAGCCCCGAGCAAGGAAAAATTCTTACCGAAGAAATGAAAGCGATTAATGCGCGCAAACCGCTGTTTGATTTGGGCATCTGGATGCTGGGGCCAGCTTTATTGGAGTATGGCTCGGAAGAACAAAAACAAGAACATATTCCTAAAATTGTCCGCGGTGATATTCGCTGGGCACAAGGCTACTCGGAACCCGGTTCCGGTTCAGATCTAGCCAGCCTGAAAACCAAAGCTGAAGATATGGGCGACCACTTTTTGGTAAACGGTACCAAGCTGTGGACTACCAATGCAGAAAAATGTGACTGGATTTTTTGTTTAGTGCGTACCGACCCCGACGCCATCAAACAGCAGGGTATTAGTTTTTTATTAATCGACATGGAAACCGAAGGCGTCACCGCGTCTCCCTACGCCTTAATCAGCGGTGAATCAGAATTTTGTGAAACCGTATTCGACAACGTTAAAGTACCAAAGAAAAATCTGGTCGCTGAAATTAACACCGGCTGGTCGGTAGCCAAAGCGCTGTTGAAACACGAACGGAAGTTAATGAGCGAAATGGGCGACGCACCCAGCGTTAGCTTTAGTCCCGCACAAGCGGCGATCGACTATGTAGGTTTAGGTGCTGACGGCAAATTAAAAGACGCCGCGCTGCGCACGCAACTGGTAGAACACGAAATGCGTTTTCGGGCAGTGGGTCTCACCCACTTCCGTAGCTTTGAAGAACGCATCAATGGTATTAGCGACAGCAATGTACCGATGATCATGAAATATGTCGGTACCGAAGAACAAAAAAACAAGGAAGAATTATATGTCGCCTTATTAGGGGCTCGCGGTATTGGCTGGGATGAAAACTTCAGCGACGATGAACGGCTTGCCACACGTAATATGCTTTTTTCCAAAGCCTTATCCATCGCCGGCGGCACCTCTGAAGTGCAATTAAATATTATTGCCAAGCGCGTGCTTGGCCTACCCGACGCGTAAGCCGAATAAAGAGGAATACAACATGGCTTTAGTACTGAATGAAGAACAGCGTCTACTTAAAGACACCAGCAAAGAATTTTTAACCGCTAACGCACCGGTAGAAGCACTGCGCCAATTGCGCGACAGCAATGACCCGATCGGCTATAGCAAATCACTGTGGACGCAGATGGTTGAATTGGGCTGGGCCAGTATTATTTTGCCCGAAGCCTACGACGGTCTGGATTTTGGTTTTATGGGGCTAGGCGCCATCATTGAAGAAAGCGGTCATACACTTACCGCGTCGCCATTATTTAGCACTGTTGTGCTCGGGGCCTCCGCATTAATACTGGGCGGCAATGATCAACAAAAACAACAACATTTACCCGCGGTAGCTGCTGGCTCTTTAACGTTGACGCTAGCACTGGAAGAAACCAACCATCACAACCCAAGCCATGTCGCGTTAACGGCTGCCGCCGATGGTGCAAACTATGTCCTCAACGGGGATAAAGTTCTGGTATTGGATGGTCACACTGCCGACAAAATTATTGTCACCGCTCGCACCAGTGGCACCACTGAAGACGCTAACGGCATCACACTGTTTTTGTTAGATGCTAACAGCGCCGGAGTGGAAATCACTCAAACCAAAATGATTGATAGCCGCAATGCCGCCAATATCCGTTTTAATAATGTGGCAGTGGCTGCTGACGCAATCATCGGCACTATCGACAAAGGCTTTGATATTTTAGAACCGGTACTGGATCGCGGTCGCGTGTGCCTGGCGGCAGAAATGCTCGGCGGTGCGCAGGAATGTTTTGATCGCACCGTCGCCTACCTCAAGGAACGAGAACAGTTCGGCGTAAAAATAGGGTCATTTCAAGCGTTAAAACACCGCGCAGCCATTATGTTTACCGAACTCGAATTATCCAAATCCGTGGTACTGGATGCACTCAGCGCCATCGATGAAAATCGCCCTGGCGCTAACCAAGTAGCCAGTCTGGCGAAAGCACGGTTAAACGATGTGTATAAACTGGTCACTAACGAAGCGGTACAAATGCACGGTGGTATAGGCGTAACTGATGAACTGGAGATAGGCTTCTTTTTAAAGCGCGCCCGTGTTGCCATGCAACTGCTGGGCGACAGTGGTTTCCACAAAGACCGCTACGCCACTTTGGCAGGCTATTAAACCATTAAAAATAGATAACATCCGGAGCACTCCATGCCAATAAAATTATTAATTGATACCCCCGAATTTGCGGTAGTAACGACAAACATGGACGCCATGCGTGATTTTTATGAACATATTCTAGGGCTGGAATACCAATCCAAACTAGAGTTTGCTGGCGGCTATATGCACCGCTATCAATTTGGCAGCAGTGTTTTAAAACTCGTGGCTTATGACACTGCTCCAACGCAAACTGCCATTGGCGGCGAAATGAAAGCAGCTACCGGTTATCGATACTGCTCACTGGTCGTTTCAAACTTAAAAGAAATTATTGCCGAAGTGGCAGCAGCGGGACTTAGCACGAGTGAAATTACCGAATTCGGCGACGGTATTGCCTTCGCTTTTGTGCAAGACCCTGATGGTAATAATATTGAATTTGCCGGGACACTTTAACCACCCCCCATTAATCAACAGCCATCACTCCCGATTTTAATGCCGTTGCTCGGTAGCTGCGGCAGCCAATCGTAATGCAGTCACTTTATTAGGCTCAGAGGCTTCAACCGCCAGCGTAACCGCCGCGTCCATTTTTGCCTGCTGACGCTGCTGCCATTGCTGCTCTATCAGTAGAGGTACAAAAATAATCGCATCGTAAACATGAATTAACATCCGCGACAGTTGCACAATAGCAGACCCCACCAATCGCAGTAACAACGTTGATATATGCAGCATTACTTGAAGCAGGCTACCAAACACTGGCCTTACGGTGTGTAGCATATACTCCAAGGGAATAACCACTAACGCCAACACCAAGGGGATTAAAACACCTAACACCACCAATAAAATCTGCGAAGCTCCAACCATTTCAGTGGCAGCTAGCTGGATAGGTGAACCTAGTAATGCCAACGCTTCGCCAGCCGTTAATGCGACCAGTAGCGTAGTACCAATCACCACCATTACTTGCCGACCATATCGAGTCATTGCCGACACCAAGGGAAATAAATGGGTAATACGTAAACTCTCGGACACCATAGTTGCAGCTACCAATGTCACTGCTATATGCAAGCCAGTGACTACTGCCGCCAAGGGCAGCTCACCAGCCTGTACGGGCAACAGCGCGCTAATCGGCTGTAATAATAGCTGCCAGTTAATCCAGGCAGCCCCCACACCCACCAATACAAAACACAAGGAAGAAACAAAGCGCATCAACATTGAGGCCATAATGCCTTGACCCGAGCCCGCCGTAATCATTTCGAACTGGCTCATGTGTTGATCCACCTGCCGCAACCGGTGACGCAATACATCAATATTGTTATCGATATGCTGCAGCATTTTGCCAAGCTTGCGCCATTGTGGTTGCAAGCCGGATAACACTTTATGCCGGGATGACACTGTCCAACGGTGTTCACGCAAGGCTTCGCGTTGATGCTCTTTCACCGTTTGGTGCATATCCTCCAAAATTTTATTCATCACATCGCTATTGCGTTGATCGCCTTCCAACGCCGAAATAGCTTCTACCGCTGCCACCCACTCGGGTGAAATATCCGGTACCTTGGCACTGGCGATATAGTCTTCATCAACGGCAGTAAGCTGGCGATTAATATCTGCTGCCAAATGTTGGTAATTGGCGAGATCTCTTTCGACTAATTTTTCGATACGCATAAAACGCCGCTCTAATTGGCGTTCTAATAAAGCCTCGGCAAGGGCTTTGGTTATTTCATGGTTACGACGGCGAATACGTTGCGCAGAATAAAGGCAGGCACGGGATAATAAACGCAATTGGGCATGACATAGACGGGCACTGCGTAAAATCAGGTGATGGGCTTGTTGCCGTAAAAAATACATCAGCACCCATACCAGCAGCCCTGCGACCACCAGAGAAAACACTGGATACTCTGAAAACATCCCCATAATATCTATTCCTTTCAATTACTTAGCATATAAACCCATGCCAAACTCAGCAGCTGCGGGAGAACAGTTTCGTTAGGGATACTTTGTACCATGCTCCGCCATATCGACCAAGATACGAATACGGCCAAGATTCACGATTTGAGAACTTGCCAACAACAATTCTTAAACTTTCAGGGGCTTAGCGGCTAAATCAATAAATAAAATGAGAATAATCGAATAAATGCTTAAAAAATCAGCAAAAAACTGGCGACAAGCTCTTTTTCCGTCTAAATAGGTGTAGAGGTTTCACTTTTATATCCAGCGAGCAATAGGGAACAGCAACTCCCGCGTAGTAGAGCTAACCATGACCATCAATGCCGTAGATTTAACCGAACATGTGATCAAGCCCACCTTAGAGTATCTCGGTATGCACACCCCTGCCGCAGAGCGGTTATTGCTTGGCACCGCAGCCCAGGAATCGGGCTTTGACCCGTTCTGCCAACACAATCAAGGCATTGGTATTTATCAAATCAGTTCAGTTCAGCACTGGCAAATATGGGATGAGTATTTAGCCTTTCAGCCCGACCTGGCCAGCAAAGTTCGCGGTCTGGCTAGCCAGCATCAATTCCTGCAAGACCCTGATCAGGAACTCAAAACCAATCTATCCTATAGCACTGCCATTGCCTGGATTATTTATCTGCGCAGTGAAAACCAGCTACCGGCAGCCGATGATATTGAAGGCTTGAGCCACTTCTGGGACAACCATTTTTGCCACCAACAGCAACACCATCCTCAGGATTTTGCCAGCTGGATTAACGCTCATACCTTTGCGGCTTGAGCGCATTGGCTAGCTCGACTTCAAGCGTTTTGCAGTACCGCTTCCACATTGATCCCGATATCGCGCATGCGGGCAATTTTGTAACGCAGGGTTCTGGCGCTGATACCTAATTTTTCAGCGGTATTTTTTCGTGAGCCGCCTTCATTGCGCAAGGTATCGACAATAATTTCAAACTCCCGGCGCTGTAAATCCCCTTCTAACACATTACCTGTGTTGCCCGGCATTGATTCAGCTGGCTGCTCATTAGTGATTGACGCCGGTGCGGATGCCGGAGCAATGTTCATCGCCGTGGTCGCAAAGGGATCCAGCCGCAGATGGAAATCAGAAATCACCGTACCAGGCTGCATGATCAGCGCGCGCTGAATGACATTATCCAACTCCCGCACATTACCCGGCCAGTTGTGTGCGCGAATAGCCATCACTGCAGAGGCATCAATATCCACCGGAGGACGGCCCATTTTTTTGGTGTGCATCTGCAGTAATTTTTGCGCTAGGGGCACAATATCCTGCAAGCGTTCACGCAGCGGCAACCACTGCAAAGGGAATACACTTAAGCGGTAAAATAAATCTTCGCGGAAACGGCCTGCTCTAACTTCTTCCGCCAGATTACGATTAGTTGTTGCAACAATACGCACATCAAGATCAATAGTTTTGCGCCCCCCCAAACGCTCGACTTCACGTTCCTGAATCACCCGCAAAATTTTAGCTTGCAAGCCCACATCCATTTCTGAAATTTCATCGAGTAACAGCGTGCCGCCGTTAGCCTGCTCGAACTTTCCGGGCGCACTAGTATAAGCACCGGTAAACGCGCCTTTTTCATGACCAAATAACATACCTTCCAGCATATTTTCAGGAATAGCCGCACAGTTTATCGCCACAAAAGGCTGTTGCGCACGAGGGGATTGCTGATGCACATAGCGCGCTAATACTTCTTTACCCGTACCTGACTCACCACAAATCAAAACTGTTGAATCGGTTTCTGCTACCCGCTTGGCCAATTGCAACAACTGCAAACTTGAAGGCTCTACCGCCACTGGCTGATCTTCTTCACTGACACTGGCAATGCCGACATAGCGCCCTACGGTTTCTACCAACAACTGTGGCTTAAACGGCTTAACCAGGTAATCCACCGCGCCATTGCGTATAGCCTCTACCGATGCACTGATACTGCCATAGGCCGTCACCAACAATACCGGCAACTGCGGATAATGCTGGCGAATTTCTTTTAATAAGGTCAGCCCATCCATGGCGCCCATATTGATATCCGACACCACCATATCCAATGCGTGTTGCGGGATTAACGCCAATGCTTTTTCCGCACAATCTGCCTGCACCACTGAGCAACCGGCAATTTCCAAGGTATCCACCAGCGCTTCACGTAAATCACAATCGTCCTCCACCACTAAAATAGTGGCCGTTAATTTTAAC encodes:
- a CDS encoding acyl-CoA dehydrogenase family protein produces the protein MDALETFRIETRAWLEANCPQSMRSPASSKEQVWAGRNKTFPSQDAKDWLERMADKGWTCPEWPSQYGGGGLSPEQGKILTEEMKAINARKPLFDLGIWMLGPALLEYGSEEQKQEHIPKIVRGDIRWAQGYSEPGSGSDLASLKTKAEDMGDHFLVNGTKLWTTNAEKCDWIFCLVRTDPDAIKQQGISFLLIDMETEGVTASPYALISGESEFCETVFDNVKVPKKNLVAEINTGWSVAKALLKHERKLMSEMGDAPSVSFSPAQAAIDYVGLGADGKLKDAALRTQLVEHEMRFRAVGLTHFRSFEERINGISDSNVPMIMKYVGTEEQKNKEELYVALLGARGIGWDENFSDDERLATRNMLFSKALSIAGGTSEVQLNIIAKRVLGLPDA
- a CDS encoding acyl-CoA dehydrogenase family protein, which codes for MALVLNEEQRLLKDTSKEFLTANAPVEALRQLRDSNDPIGYSKSLWTQMVELGWASIILPEAYDGLDFGFMGLGAIIEESGHTLTASPLFSTVVLGASALILGGNDQQKQQHLPAVAAGSLTLTLALEETNHHNPSHVALTAAADGANYVLNGDKVLVLDGHTADKIIVTARTSGTTEDANGITLFLLDANSAGVEITQTKMIDSRNAANIRFNNVAVAADAIIGTIDKGFDILEPVLDRGRVCLAAEMLGGAQECFDRTVAYLKEREQFGVKIGSFQALKHRAAIMFTELELSKSVVLDALSAIDENRPGANQVASLAKARLNDVYKLVTNEAVQMHGGIGVTDELEIGFFLKRARVAMQLLGDSGFHKDRYATLAGY
- a CDS encoding VOC family protein gives rise to the protein MPIKLLIDTPEFAVVTTNMDAMRDFYEHILGLEYQSKLEFAGGYMHRYQFGSSVLKLVAYDTAPTQTAIGGEMKAATGYRYCSLVVSNLKEIIAEVAAAGLSTSEITEFGDGIAFAFVQDPDGNNIEFAGTL
- a CDS encoding sigma-54 dependent transcriptional regulator, with product MSQKALKLTATILVVEDDCDLREALVDTLEIAGCSVVQADCAEKALALIPQHALDMVVSDINMGAMDGLTLLKEIRQHYPQLPVLLVTAYGSISASVEAIRNGAVDYLVKPFKPQLLVETVGRYVGIASVSEEDQPVAVEPSSLQLLQLAKRVAETDSTVLICGESGTGKEVLARYVHQQSPRAQQPFVAINCAAIPENMLEGMLFGHEKGAFTGAYTSAPGKFEQANGGTLLLDEISEMDVGLQAKILRVIQEREVERLGGRKTIDLDVRIVATTNRNLAEEVRAGRFREDLFYRLSVFPLQWLPLRERLQDIVPLAQKLLQMHTKKMGRPPVDIDASAVMAIRAHNWPGNVRELDNVIQRALIMQPGTVISDFHLRLDPFATTAMNIAPASAPASITNEQPAESMPGNTGNVLEGDLQRREFEIIVDTLRNEGGSRKNTAEKLGISARTLRYKIARMRDIGINVEAVLQNA